The sequence below is a genomic window from Ananas comosus cultivar F153 unplaced genomic scaffold, ASM154086v1, whole genome shotgun sequence.
GCTGGAGTCATAAGAAAATCTCCTGCATTTCGAGTGCTAAACCATTTTAGGCGGTATTACTGAAGCCCTGCTAAACTGAAACCAGTTATCCTTCCCCCCTTTCTAAAGAGAGAATCCCTTTAGGAATTGAATGCCTTCCTAAGCCCTTCCATTTCAattcctttcattttccttCTCGTTACCAGTGCGCTAATCCCTTGCTTGTGTAATCTAATCTCTTTGTTCAGGACTCTTCCCTTATTTGAAGTTCTCTTCCGATGTCGGTCCAGTGGCAGTTGCCAGTCATATAGTTGGAGTCCTTCTTCCTGCGAGACAATTTCAAAGCAAAGGCCAATTGAAGTGCTTCTGTCTTCTAGGCATTCTCATTCCATTCTCTTCGTTCTCTCCCCCTGCCGAGCTTGTTGGAGTGCCATTGCCAAGATCTAGTGTAATTCCTTTTCCCCTGGAGCCTGCCCCAGTCCCACTAGTGCTAGTATAAATAGGAACATCTTTCTTGCTTAGGATATTGATTCCCTGTAGTGTAAAAGTATTTGGCATAAAGAGCCCTCAATAACTGGCTTGTCCTGGACGCAATAACTGAGGATATAGGGAGTTATCAACTCCCGGGCCTTCCACTAAGAGTGTTGCAAATTCCCTTTCTTATCCTTTCTAGTTGAAGCCTTTCCTGCCTATGGTATGGGAgtgccttctttttttctttgttctttcgtGCTAAGCCTAATCTAAATGCTTCCATGTCGATATCCTCCAGCCGAGGGATGAcagaaagaaaagcaaaaaactaAACCGGGATTGACTGACTTCTATTTAGTCGATGGTTGCTGTTTCCATGTGAGAGATTTCTCCTTTGGATTACGCATATTGGGATCCCCCCTTCCTTCTCTAGAATCAATGTTTCCATTTATTCTTAAGCCGATCCAATTGCAGTCTTAAGGCCAGTTGCCCACCATGTCCATGTCGGTTCAGGCGAGTTTGCTTCCATTCACCTTCGGTTCGGCATTCTTATCCTACTGTAGCTGCTACAATTCAATTGCTTTAGCGCGAGCAGCAGTTAGAAAGTGAGTGTGGAACTTGAGTCTTTTCTTTTATGTTAGGCCTCCATCCCAATTCAAATGGTATCCTTGCTAGTAAGACTTGAAATACCAGCCTTAGGGAGTGGGATAGATTCAATTCACTATTCATATGCCTCTCGAAATATCCATTCTTAATGGACATCTTCAATGAGAAGGAATTGGCCGCCTTTAAGGTCagtttcatttcattttttgGTCTTTCATAAGAAAAAGTAGCTTCACATTCATGCCCAGAGTAGGCAGCTATTGAATCAGATATTCTCCTAGCTGGTCTTTCTGGTCTTGTTTTTTTGGTGTGATCGTCTCCAGTGCTTGATGCAATTGCAATAGAATCTGCTCTCGTAACCGCTCTTTCCTGTTGATGCGACGGTAACTCGAGATAGAATATCTTAATATAATAAAGCTCTTTGCCTAGTTTCGGATCGTAAAAGCACTCCTTCCGACTTGAATCATCTAGAAAGTCTACTTCTCTTTATCAACTTCGAATATCGAGATCTTGATAGAAGATCTACAATCATTAGCTTTTCAATCAAAGAATTAGTTCTGGTTCACTTTCTTTCTGAAAAAGGAATTGTCGGTTCGGCGCCCAAAGGAGCTTGTTCAAACCTTCCTATCCCCCTTTTGCCTAAATTCAAATCCTTGAAAGAAAATGAAGCAAGACAGAATTCCTACATTAGGATAGAGAGAATGAGTTTCACTATAATCACTCCTAGTGGAAGTAGGCAGAGGAGCAGTCTCGGATGCGAAACGAAAGACCtagctctctcttttctttagtcTTTAGTGAGTGGGGAGAGCTAAGCGAGTTATACCAGTCAATGACTAGAAAGCAGAAGAATAAGAGAAGAAAGTGGCTGAGCCATTGCACTCTTTTAAGGTGCATCGAGAACGAACTCTTACTTTGACTTTTGCTTACAAGACAAAAGACGCTCTTAACAGGATTCAGTAACTGTTAAAGAATCTAATCTTAGCTCATAAGCATGCCTCTATATTATGCCTGAGTCCATTCTGAATCCCTCTAGAAAGCAGATTGAAGAGTAGCTTTGAACCGGCAAATAGATAGATTCTTTCCTTAGGAATAGCAAATCCTACTTCTTAGAAAAAGAAGGTCAGCTAACCCTTTTCCTGGCGCTATCGCATTAGTTATTCAATAGAGTGAATCAGCTATGTTCTATCTACGCAATTATGAAAGAATCTTTACCCTGCCACAAATGCAGGAAATTGGGATGGCCGATCGAGCCGGGCCTATCAAATTGAGATACATTTCGAGTACTAAAGGTTGGAGTGCTTCGATAAGAAGGCCCATCTAATTGGAGTCTTAGGCGAATCCCTTGCCTTGCATTGAGTGCTAGTGCTAATAGAATCCTTTTCTTCAATTGGGAATGCCTTCTTTCTGCCTTGTTTCgagttctctttttcttttattttttgccagCAGTAGAACAGCTAGGGAGGTAAGAAAGAGTTTCACCATCCACTGAAaggaaatccactaagtaacTAGCAGGCAAGGTCAAGGGGAAAGCTAGTGTAGGATTGATTTCTAGTCCTAAAGGCATCCTAGTTTGATGTAGGTAAGTCTATCCCCCTATAAACAATTGGAGTCCCTTTTGGAAACTAGCAATTCATACTGTGATCaaacaaggaaaagaaagaattaCTGTACCATGGAACAACCGAAAGTTCGATCGGAGTTTACGCTGTTTGTTAAGGTGATTCCGCTGTACAGAGATTGATTCAACAGGGATTTTATACTCAATGAAAAGGATGTTCCGGAACTGCTAAAGGAAGAGTGGAGTCGCTGACTCTCGGCACCGACGTAACGAAAGGAATCAAGATACCACCTTCCAGAAAGTCTACTTGGAAGACGATAGTATCTTTGGCTTCTCTCTGTCTTCATCTCTGTCTGAACTCAtagggaaaagaaagagaacagACAAAATCTGAgtagaaatattttcaattaataaaAGTTTCAAGAAGTTTTATTCAAAATACACCTACACTTTAGGGCTATCtttagaggaaaaaaagaggTCTACTGTTAAGGGTAAGTATATAAAATAGTATACTGTTATGGGTAAGTATTGTTATCTAAAGAAGCAATACTAATACACCTACACACGCTGGCACTCTTtagaggaaaaataaaagaataaggaAACCACAACTTCCTAATTCTCCAACttatatctcaaataagaataaGGAAACCACAACTTCCTAATTCGCCCACATTGAATCCTCTAGAAATTAAACCTAACAGAGTACGACCTAAAGACTATAATGAGGAGGACGAACCCAAAATACTAAGGATAAAAACTCACACCATGATCATTAAATTGACGAAAGATTCTATGATAAGGAATCTTATTTGGATGCGGTCATATGACAATCGTAAGATATCATATGATATTAATAACAGTTTTAAGACAATTCAAAATAGTTTCAAGAAGTTTTATTCGTCTATCAACTATTATTCTTATTGGGATCGGTTACTAAATGGTATTGATAGTGTTATAAGCAAGAATTGTTATCCAGGAAATATATATGCTTCTACAAGTTTTATTGAACCATACCCCCGCATTAatgaatttgaaattctaatatTAGCCTTTATACAATTGCTAGAGCAGTATGCCTACAATATTGATTCAAAGTATGTGAAATTTACCATGGGATATAAAATGTGTTTACCTACAGTTTCAGAGGTGTCTTTTATATTGGGCAAGGCTATTCCTTTGTGTGATCTAAATGGTAATAGACTTCCTAAAAAAAAGATCTATGATAAAATTGAAGAACTAGTGAGGTTATACGGTGAAAAATATGAGGATGCAGTGATAAAAGGGATCTTCATTAATATCTATTATGAATCAAACGAATCCATTAAATCATTAGACTTTCCTAATATACCAGCTTCTGATATGGTTGAAAGGATTATCAATGTTATGGATACTAATATAATAAGTTGTTGTAATCTACCGGAAGTCAAATCACTTCGGTATAAGCAGAGTCGTATTCCCTCTAAGATAAGCGCACTCAAAGGTAATAATCAATTAGAAAGTCGTCCTTTCATTGTAGCCGATATAGAGACAATATTGGTAAATAATGTTCATGTTCCTTATGCGATTGGTTACTTAGTGGTTATGCCCGGTGATGATCTGACTTCCAAGAGGATTGAAACCTTATTCAGTGAAAATTACATAACTTTCTATCTTGACTTTGCAGAAAGGagtaaaaaaatgttatttcacAAAATTGGAAAAATGTGTGATGAAAAATAAGAGACTTCGAACAGTTTATTTCCACAATTTTTCCCGATTTGATGGAATTTTAATTCTTAGGTATTATGCTGAGCGTGgtaaaaagtataaaatcaaACCCTTGGTGAGGAATCATAAACTTTACGAGCTGAAAGTCTATATTAACGATAAATTCTTATTACGTTTTAGAGATTCTTGCACATTGCTGCCTAGCTCTCTTGCATCATTGGGAAGGACATTATGCCCTGAATTAGGTCCCAAAGGTTCTATCCCGCATGAGGATTTGGATGTGTCTGATCTTCGGGCTAAGAGTGAGGATTTGATAAACTATCTTCGACAAGATATCCTTATCTTAGGTGGTGTGATGTTGAAGGCTCAAGAAATTAATTGGTCTAAGTATCAGATTGATATTGAGGGTGTGATGACAGTGTCAGCGCTATCCCTGAAAATCTTTCGTAAGAAATATTTTGATGATAATATCTTTCATATAAATATACCAACTCAGAACCAAGACACTTTTATTAGGCGAGGCTATTATGGGGGTCATGTGGATGTATATAAACCCTATGGTGAGAATCTTTACTACTACGATGTTAACTCTTTATATCCTTATATTATGAAATCCTATCCGATGCCTTGTGGCGTACCTGTCTGGCATAATAATTTGGAATGCCAGGATTTAGATAACTTGTTTGGATTTATTGAGGCCTATGTTGTATGTCCTGCTAGTATATCACATCCATTCTTGCCATATAAGGATAAATTTGGTACTTTAATCTTTCCTACAGGTAAATTCATTGGAATCTTTTATAGTGAAGAGTTGAAGTTCGCACGTGATTTAGGTTACCATATAATTCCTCTTAGGGGGTATTTGTTTGAGGCGATGTCAAGTCCTTTCGAAGGGATCATTTCTGACCTCTATGAAAGCAGACTCGAAGCTAAGAAAAGAGGTGATGAGCCTATGACATTTATTTATAAGATTTTAATGAATTCGCTCTATGGTAGATTTGGTATGAATCCTGAAAGTACAGTAACCGAGATCTGCAATCAAAAAAGATACGAGGAATTGATGAAGATGGATAATTTTCAATCAGCTGAAATGCTTACTGAAAATTACTATATTGTCAATTACATTACCAATAGTAGCTTTGCAGAAGACGATAACTGGAAAGCTCCTAAGATGTCGGCGGTTCAATTAGCAGCTGCTGTAACTGCTTGTGCTCGTATTCATATGTATCCATACATTTCCAGACCTGACTGTTATTATACTGATACTGACTCAGTAGTTCTAGGATGTCCTCTTTCTGACGATTTAATCTCATCCATGGAAATGGGGAAGTTTAAACTCGAATACTTTGTCAAGAAAGGAATCTTTTTAGCACCAAAAAGTTATATGTTAGAAACAGTTGACGAACAACATGTTATTAGACACAAGGGCCCTGCTAAAGATTTAGTAACATCTGAATGGTTTAAAAAGCAATTAGCTGATCCAtctctaacggagctgatcccCACTCATGTAAATTTCAGAATAGATTGGAAAAAATTCCAGATTGGAAAAAAAGATATTCTCATCAAACTAGGACTACCACAGAGTACGAAAAGAGAGAATGTCTATGATTCAGAAAATGTTTGGATAGAAACACGACCTATAAATGTAATTGACCTAGGAAGTAAAGATGCTACTACTATATTGAAATATGAGCTATTGAGGTTATCAGTCAGTCAGTCCACTACTGAGGGTCAAAAGACCCCTACTGAAGGTCAAAAGACCCCTACTGAAGGTCAAAAGACCCCTACTGAAGGTAAAAATACCCCTACTGAAGGTCAAAAGGCCACTACGGTTCAACCTACTCTCTACAATACCAAGGACCACGACAATAGTATTCCCAAACCTGAtgaataaaagcaagaaatgaGAAGGGCCCTACCCGGCTCAACCGGTCCATTTAACACCCTAATAACTTCAGTTCACCCGTCAAGAAATGAGAAGGGTCCATTTTAACACcaagaataaaataaagagatatatttattCTAAGACACGATCTTCTAAGATAACCAGGAAGGAATAAAGGGGAATACAAAGAGGAAATGTCTGGGAGCCAATCGATATAAAAGACTTTTCTGGAAAAGTACTGATAAAATCACTAAGGCATCAAGTACTCTGCTGAGAACACCCAGATCCTTTCTATATTGGctgagagggaaagagagaaagataaagaTACATACAAAGATAACGCTGAGAAGGAAAGAAGTATTCCCGAGAGTGAACCCCGGTGGGTCAAGACTATATTTCGTATAAACGAATCTTCTAACTGATGAGGAGTGTCTCGATATAATGGAATATCTGAATGGAAAGCAGGACAGACGGGCTGAGGCATTTCAGATGGCCAAAAAGGAAGTCAAACCACAACAGCCGGAAGAACCCATCCTCGACCAAACCTAAGAAGCGGGGTTAACAATCTATCAAAACCGACCGGGAGAGAGTCTTTTTTTCTGGACTTTAGATCATCTTGTAACCTCTACTTATACTTATGCCGCATGTAAGGCGTAAAGATGGCAAGGAGTTCTTTCCTAAAGGAGCATTTAACGCTTCTCCAACCCTCCGAAGACACGATCAATAGGCGCTACATCTAATGCAGTAAAGAAGGCTTACTTAAATGATATCCAGCCTTAGCTAAGAAATCCTTCCTTCAACCTCACGAACGGGATAAGGCGATAAGGAAGAAAAATCCCAATTGAAAGGAAGAAAAGCATTCTATCACTTACTAAAGGCTAAAGGTGACACGACAGCTAGACCACCATACGCTGGCATCTCTTAAGGAAAAACAGCGGTCGAATAGATCAATGGTTGGCCCGGCCAAAGCAACTAGATCGGTTGGCGCTGGATCTAGGACATCGTACTCAGGGGATACGCACTCGGCTCGCTCAAGGCATTCCCTAAGCTATGTTTCGAGCGCTTGTCAGCCAAACCTCATTAAAACGCTGAGGGAACTATTTGTCGAGATATATACCCAAGCGGCCAACAAAGAAGGAAACCTAAAAAAGGTTGAGCATTCAAACCGCTTGAACTGGGCTATTAAGGAAATGTTTGACAGAAAGTTTAGAGGTGTAACTAATACATATGAAGATATTGTAAATTACGGCAATATCCTTGTGGATATTGGCACAAAAGGAAAGAATAGTTGTTTTTATAAGGAGATAGTGTCAATACTTGAAAAAATCAACGAAAAATAAGAAGACGTAGGAGGGAGGGTGGGGTCACGATCGACTAACGGAGAAGTCACCCGTAAGGGATAATATTGGTTCGAATCCAATTCATGATTCCAGTGGAAAATCCATTTTCTACGAGTGCTTTGAAAGCTTTGAAGTCTTCACCTCAGATTTAGCACGCATTGGAATACCCACGTATAGCGAGAAAAATCATCAATGAAAGAAACATAGTATTTAAATCCAGAATTAGAAACAACAGGAGAAAGCCAAACATCAGAATGCACTAGTTGCAAGGGTAGAGTACACAAGAGTACACAAATGTTCGACGTCACTAAAAGGTAAAGACTTAGATTTACCTAACTGACAAGAAGTACAAGAACTAAATAATTTAGGTGTAGAAGGGATGACACCAGTCTTCTGGAGAAAGAAAAGGGTCTTCATACTGGGATGTCCTAATCGATGATGCCATAAGGAAGCTGCGACCTGATTAGCAGTAAGAGCCCTTGGAGAAGGGGATATGTGACGAGGGGACAGTGGGTAGAGTGAATCACGGTTCAAGAGGGAACCCTACAGCTGGATTAAGTTCActtacaacaatagctatcataGTAGTATTGGAATGGCACCTTATAAAGCCTTGTATGTACGCAAGTGTAGGTCACCGTTgtattggagtgaagttggagAAAAGTATGTAACGGGACCCGAACTTTTACAAGTAACCTTAGATAAGGTTAAGGTGATCAAAGAGAAGTTGAAAGCCACCCAAGATAGACAAAAGAGTTGGGCCGATCTTAAGAGAAGACCTTTAGAGTTCCAAGTTGGGGATAAAGTCTATCTCAAGGTTTCACCCACTAAAGGAGTAATCCGTTTTGGGAAAGGCGGTAAGTTAAACCCGAGGTACATAGGGACCCTACGAAGTAATCGAAAGGATTGGGAATGTAAGCTGATGCACACGTGGAGGAAATGCGCTTTTGTTTACGCCTCCGCTCTTCTCTTTTCTGCTGTTGGAGGAGATTGATTTAACTCTGTCTCTATTCCCCAGGAAGGAGAAGATGTGAACACAGGCAAAAACTCATCCTTCACTGAGAAAGGGAGCGGAGTCACCTCCGGATTCAATTAAATGATTTGGGAGCTCATACCCGGAGAGACAAAGACCTACCCTACCTTGGTTATCCGCTTTCATGCTACCATTGAGCGGACTTTCTTAGAAATAAGAAGAGAGATATCTATCGGATTGGTATTCACCGAGTCCTATCATTTTCATTCTTTACGTCCTGCTAAACTCATCTTAGTAGCGGATGGTAAAGCCTTTTGGGCTAAGATCGCTTTGAGCATAATTGGATATAGAAAAAGGTTCATATTCCTGCCTGGTGCCTGGTTATCAAGCACCTTCGGTGAAAGAAAGGTGCCATAAATTCATTAATTGAAGAGAGAAAGTCTCGTGACTGCTGACGAGGAAAGACTACTTTAGCTCTAAAGCAGCTCGAAGCGTAGATCTATTCTTCCTATACCTAATTCTCTAGTCATAGATGTATTCTTTCGAATGCGCCTCAGTCTCAAGTGTTTGAGGAAGTGAGCGAAGTTCCCAATGTTAGAGGAATAATAGCTTTCGCCCTAAGGCTTCATGAGAGCCTGAAAACAGGGGGTTTGGTTCAtgactgatttttttttccatagacATAGCGTCGTAATACAATTCTATAGCCTTTCTGCCTTCTTCCTTCGTCAACTGCACTTGAACTGAAAGAGCTGGTATAGCTTCCCTCCAAGTTTTGGTTCCTTCTTCGGATGTGACGGAAGGAGGCTGCTCTTCAAGCACATTAGGAGTACCTTTGTAAACACTCTACTAAGTATGGATCGGGGTCGGACTCGGATTCTGAGTCGGATGAGTCAAACTGCCTCGGATTCTTCGTCGAGCGATCCCGCGCTTCATAACCTATTTCATACCATACCGCTGTCTAGACTGAATTTAGGCTTTACTCTTCTTATTCTTGCTTGGCCCAATGCCTTAGCCTTGAGTCATTCTGCTATCATTCGAAATGGTCCGTGTCAGATAAGGTAAAATAATATCCTATGATATTACATCTGTTAGTCCAGTCTGTAGAAGTGGTGCATTTCTTTATAAGGGAAACTGGCCTATAGCCCTCTCGTCTAAGGCCTAAAACTGATGAAATCAAAGCCTAGCGTCTCAGCCTTTTCTTTTCAGCTGCCTAATCCGATAAGCCTTCCAATGGTCCAAGGAGTTCTAACAATCGGGGAAGCTTTGCCCTGGGTTTAGTTAGTTTCCCTCACGGTAGTTCCTGGCCTCGGCTCATTGCCTTCCGTTTTTAAGTGACGGTTACGGGTTTCCTTTTGTATCAGCATTGGCAATTGATTCTTCCTTCTCATCAGGTCTGCCTGTCTGTTGAGTATTCGATATCGAGTGAAGTGTAGTCACCTTCTTTTGCCTAAGCAATtccaaattttgcttttttcttttgtggtaAGAAAAGAAGCTAAGCTGACCTTTTTGGGTCAAATGTATTGAAGCTTTAGCCCTACAGCGGGAAACAAATTAAACTAGGGTTTCTTTAGGCTGGCTTCTGCTTAGTGGTCTCAAGATATCTTCTAGTTACATCCAATTCAGTCTTGTAGCGAGATTCTTTCACGAAGGAATTCACATCCCTCGGGTCTGAGAATCCTCCAGTGCTTCTATGATCTTGCTTTTCTTTGGAAATTTCAGGCGATAGAGTTTCACTCATAGTTCTTGAAGTTAAGTTCTCAGGTCTGtcagttactttttttttttttttgtatcgtATAATCACAGACATTCACTGACTTTGGGAAAGGCACCCCAGACATACTAAGATTCATAATAATGAAGTGTGACGCCCCCTTGATTAGTGAGAAAATTCTCTTGTTCCCACCAACGCACAATCAAAGGCAGGAGATGTTGGATTGGATGAAGCCCAAGAGGCGACGGAGCTACGAGCGGGTAAAGCCTTTATGATGAGTTTTCCCCGGGGATTCGTACCATCCTGTATTCAACAAGCAACGAAAGGAAGTGACGCCCCACCTTTATCTAGGGTCTTTTCCTACTGTCATATTCATTAGCGTTCCGTCAAAGCACCCTAACAAATACATTTGCctatagaagaaaagaaacttaCCCAATAGGGTTCCCTCTATAGCTACTCTTCTCCGTTAGGATATACTAATACATTGCCCGCGCTAGGCATCTGATCTTTTATTTCCTGTGCTAAACACATATCCAGTTGCCATTTGTCCGTAGGATTATGGCCTGAACTGAAAGGTACCTTTCCAGCGCCAGACAAAGATGTAACAATAGCAGGACTCTTTTTCCCTAGATGATTCAGTGATATAATAAGTATCCTATAACTGAAGCCGACTCCGCGGCATTTGATCATCGACAGCATCGCATCTGATTCCGGTGAAGCGAAAAGCTATAGGTCAGTCAAGGCTTTCCCGTTACTGACTTTGCTGCTTACTATTTAGAATGTTGAGTACCGTCCCTCCTCTAGGGAAGAATTCAATCTAACTAAACTAAAAGGGTAAGCCCGGAAGCTTTGAAGTTTAAGCTAAGCTATTTAGAGAAAGACCGGAGGAAAGATCTGACTTGAAAGAA
It includes:
- the LOC109704898 gene encoding uncharacterized protein LOC109704898 — translated: MKNKRLRTVYFHNFSRFDGILILRYYAERGKKYKIKPLVRNHKLYELKVYINDKFLLRFRDSCTLLPSSLASLGRTLCPELGPKGSIPHEDLDVSDLRAKSEDLINYLRQDILILGGVMLKAQEINWSKYQIDIEGVMTVSALSLKIFRKKYFDDNIFHINIPTQNQDTFIRRGYYGGHVDVYKPYGENLYYYDVNSLYPYIMKSYPMPCGVPVWHNNLECQDLDNLFGFIEAYVVCPASISHPFLPYKDKFGTLIFPTGKFIGIFYSEELKFARDLGYHIIPLRGYLFEAMSSPFEGIISDLYESRLEAKKRGDEPMTFIYKILMNSLYGRFGMNPESTVTEICNQKRYEELMKMDNFQSAEMLTENYYIVNYITNSSFAEDDNWKAPKMSAVQLAAAVTACARIHMYPYISRPDCYYTDTDSVVLGCPLSDDLISSMEMGKFKLEYFVKKGIFLAPKSYMLETVDEQHVIRHKGPAKDLVTSEWFKKQLADPSLTELIPTHVNFRIDWKKFQIGKKDILIKLGLPQSTKRENVYDSENVWIETRPINVIDLGSKDATTILKYELLRLSVSQSTTEGQKTPTEGQKTPTEGQKTPTEGKNTPTEGQKATTVQPTLYNTKDHDNSIPKPDE